One Nocardia iowensis DNA window includes the following coding sequences:
- a CDS encoding alkane 1-monooxygenase: protein MQTVGKPAVSSDPKRHLWVFGLIAPLSALLPSQLVLQTGARVFWWIGPIIVLIVIPVLDWVVGEDGTNPRDEDYELLSNDRYYRWCTYLFLPVQLIGLLIACYMWAGHELSTLDKLGLAATLGFVSGIGINAAHELGHRVEHAERWLAKVALAQSFYGHFFVEHNRGHHVRVATPEDPASGRLGETLWEFLPRSVFGSFRSAIALERERLQRKGLRWWSVQNHILQAWSMSVLLFGTMIAIFGWTVLPWLILQAVIGASLLETVNYIEHYGLLRARRPNGKYARCSPRDSWNSDRLVTNIFLFHLQRHSDHHANPGRRYQTLRSSMQAPQLPAGYATMILFAAVPPLWRAIMDHRVLEHYDGDVTRANIHPRKRRRLLEMYGTVATLAGTQSNSAQSKSGPSSSAQSNSAESHLAEPDVPESGAA, encoded by the coding sequence GTGCAAACGGTTGGCAAACCGGCGGTATCTTCTGATCCCAAACGACACTTATGGGTTTTCGGCCTGATCGCTCCACTGAGCGCACTCCTGCCCTCGCAACTCGTGTTGCAGACGGGCGCAAGGGTGTTCTGGTGGATCGGTCCAATCATCGTGCTGATCGTCATCCCAGTGCTGGACTGGGTTGTCGGCGAGGACGGCACCAACCCGCGCGATGAGGATTATGAGTTGCTATCCAACGACCGGTATTACCGGTGGTGCACCTATCTGTTCCTTCCTGTTCAACTGATCGGCCTGCTCATCGCCTGCTACATGTGGGCGGGGCACGAGCTGAGCACCCTCGACAAACTCGGCCTGGCCGCGACGCTCGGCTTCGTCAGCGGCATCGGCATCAACGCCGCGCACGAGCTCGGGCACCGGGTCGAACACGCGGAGCGCTGGCTGGCCAAAGTCGCACTGGCGCAGTCGTTTTACGGTCACTTCTTCGTCGAGCACAATCGAGGCCACCACGTGCGAGTGGCGACCCCGGAGGATCCGGCCAGCGGGCGGCTCGGCGAGACGCTGTGGGAGTTCTTGCCGCGCAGTGTGTTCGGCAGCTTCCGGTCGGCGATCGCGCTGGAGCGGGAGCGTCTGCAGCGCAAGGGCCTGCGCTGGTGGAGCGTGCAGAACCACATCCTGCAGGCATGGTCGATGAGCGTGCTGCTGTTCGGCACGATGATCGCGATATTCGGCTGGACGGTGCTCCCGTGGCTGATATTGCAAGCGGTGATCGGCGCTTCGCTGCTGGAGACGGTGAACTACATCGAGCACTACGGGTTGCTGCGGGCTCGCCGCCCGAACGGGAAGTACGCGCGCTGCTCGCCGCGGGACAGCTGGAACAGTGACCGGCTGGTCACCAACATCTTCCTGTTCCATCTGCAGCGGCACAGCGACCATCACGCCAATCCGGGACGCCGGTACCAGACGCTGCGCAGCTCGATGCAGGCGCCGCAATTGCCTGCCGGGTACGCGACGATGATTCTGTTCGCCGCCGTTCCGCCGCTGTGGCGGGCGATCATGGATCACCGGGTGCTCGAGCATTACGACGGGGATGTCACCCGCGCGAATATCCATCCGCGCAAGCGGCGCCGTCTGTTGGAGATGTACGGCACCGTCGCCACACTGGCTGGCACCCAGTCCAATTCGGCCCAGTCGAAGTCAGGCCCGTCGAGTTCGGCCCAGTCGAATTCCGCGGAGTCGCATTTGGCGGAGCCCGACGTGCCGGAGTCGGGCGCGGCGTAG
- a CDS encoding rubredoxin produces the protein MSEYKLFQCIQCGFEYDEAKGWPDDGIAPGTRWDDIPDDWTCPDCGAAKADFYMVEIERS, from the coding sequence ATGAGTGAATACAAGCTGTTCCAATGCATTCAATGCGGTTTCGAATACGACGAAGCCAAGGGCTGGCCGGACGACGGGATCGCCCCGGGCACCCGCTGGGACGATATCCCCGACGACTGGACCTGCCCGGACTGCGGCGCGGCGAAGGCGGACTTCTACATGGTCGAAATCGAACGGTCATGA
- the ahcY gene encoding adenosylhomocysteinase, which yields MTTSELPAQTAMTADVRNGIDFKVADLALAEFGRKEIRLAEHEMPGLMALRREYAEVLPLKGARISGSLHMTVQTAVLIETLVALGAQVRWASCNIFSTQDHAAAAIVVGPNGTVDEPKGVPVFAWKGETLEEYWWAAEQMLTWPNEPANMILDDGGDATMLVLRGAQFEKAGVVPPEDENHSAEYKVFLNLLRERFETDKGKWSAIAESVQGVTEETTTGVLRLYQFAAAGELVFPAINVNDSVTKSKFDNKYGTRHSLIDGINRGTDVLIGGKKVLICGYGDVGKGCAESLAGQGARVQVTEIDPINALQALMDGYDVVTVEKAIGDADIVITSTGNKDIITLDHMKAMKDHSILGNIGHFDNEIDMAALERSGATRINIKPQVDEWTFKESGKSIIVLSEGRLLNLGNATGHPSFVMSNSFSNQVIAQIELWTKPDEYDNEVYRLPKHLDEKVAKIHVEALGGELTKLTKDQAEYIGVDVDGPFKPEHYRY from the coding sequence ATGACGACCTCAGAACTTCCCGCGCAAACCGCCATGACGGCCGATGTCCGCAATGGCATCGACTTCAAGGTGGCAGATCTGGCGCTGGCCGAATTCGGCCGCAAGGAGATCCGGCTGGCCGAGCACGAGATGCCCGGCCTGATGGCGCTGCGCCGCGAGTACGCCGAGGTGCTGCCGCTGAAAGGCGCGCGCATCTCCGGCTCGCTGCACATGACCGTGCAGACCGCCGTGCTGATCGAGACCTTGGTGGCGCTGGGCGCGCAGGTGCGCTGGGCCTCGTGCAACATCTTCTCCACCCAGGACCACGCGGCGGCCGCCATCGTCGTCGGGCCGAACGGCACCGTCGACGAGCCGAAGGGCGTCCCGGTCTTCGCTTGGAAGGGCGAAACCCTGGAGGAGTACTGGTGGGCCGCCGAGCAGATGCTCACCTGGCCGAACGAACCTGCCAACATGATCCTGGACGACGGTGGCGACGCCACCATGCTGGTGCTGCGCGGCGCGCAGTTCGAGAAGGCGGGCGTCGTCCCGCCGGAGGACGAGAACCACTCGGCCGAGTACAAGGTGTTCCTGAACCTGCTGCGTGAGCGCTTCGAGACCGACAAGGGCAAGTGGAGCGCCATCGCCGAGTCGGTGCAGGGCGTCACCGAGGAGACCACCACCGGCGTGCTGCGGCTGTACCAGTTCGCCGCCGCGGGTGAGCTGGTGTTCCCGGCGATCAACGTCAACGACTCGGTCACCAAGTCCAAGTTCGACAACAAGTACGGCACCCGCCACTCGTTGATCGACGGCATCAACCGCGGCACCGATGTGCTCATCGGCGGTAAGAAGGTATTGATCTGCGGTTACGGCGATGTCGGCAAGGGCTGTGCGGAATCGCTGGCCGGCCAGGGCGCCCGGGTGCAGGTCACCGAGATCGACCCGATCAACGCGCTGCAGGCGCTGATGGACGGCTACGACGTGGTCACCGTCGAGAAGGCGATCGGCGACGCCGACATCGTGATCACCTCGACCGGCAACAAGGACATCATCACCCTCGACCACATGAAGGCGATGAAGGATCACTCGATCCTCGGCAATATCGGTCACTTCGACAACGAGATCGATATGGCGGCGCTGGAGCGTTCCGGCGCGACCCGGATCAACATCAAGCCGCAGGTCGACGAGTGGACCTTCAAGGAATCCGGCAAGTCGATCATCGTGCTGTCCGAGGGCCGCCTGCTGAACCTGGGCAACGCCACCGGCCACCCGTCGTTCGTCATGTCCAACAGCTTCTCCAACCAGGTGATCGCGCAGATCGAACTGTGGACCAAGCCGGACGAATACGACAACGAGGTCTACCGGCTGCCCAAGCACCTCGACGAGAAGGTCGCCAAGATCCACGTCGAAGCCCTCGGCGGCGAGCTGACCAAGCTCACCAAGGATCAGGCCGAGTACATCGGTGTGGATGTCGACGGCCCGTTCAAGCCGGAGCACTACCGCTACTGA
- a CDS encoding glycerophosphodiester phosphodiesterase: MPNLRLLASTTVAGLLVLGLSTACDSSSESSPTSPSRTVELQAHRGGRGLTVEESLPGFAKAIELGVSTLELDIVLTKDKMPMIWHDPTILATKCVDTAPATPDDPQFPYVGKLIHDLTYVQTQTLDCGRTLADYPGQQAVPGNRIATLPALFDLVKSYRGANLRYNIETKVEAEHPEQSATPQEFVDVILSTVAAAGETGNVDIQSFDWRSLPLVRKANPSIPLVALYDDTTFVAGSKWLGPIRYEDFAGDPLGAAKALGANAVSPGYSVPYGRKAGEPGFGVVADKTYVERAHQLDLRVIPWTVNDKATIAAQLDTGVDGVITDYPDRMREVLQEKGLPLPPAYHR; the protein is encoded by the coding sequence ATGCCGAACCTCCGCCTACTAGCCAGCACCACCGTCGCCGGTCTGCTCGTCCTCGGCCTGAGCACCGCGTGCGACAGCAGCTCGGAATCGTCACCGACCAGCCCGTCCCGCACGGTGGAACTGCAGGCGCACCGCGGCGGACGCGGTCTCACCGTCGAGGAATCGCTGCCCGGTTTCGCCAAGGCGATCGAACTCGGTGTCAGCACGCTGGAGCTCGATATCGTGCTCACCAAAGACAAGATGCCGATGATCTGGCACGACCCCACCATCCTCGCGACCAAATGTGTGGACACCGCACCCGCGACACCGGACGATCCGCAATTCCCCTATGTGGGCAAGCTGATACACGACCTCACCTACGTACAGACCCAGACGCTGGACTGCGGGCGGACCCTCGCCGACTACCCCGGCCAGCAGGCGGTGCCCGGCAACCGGATCGCCACGCTGCCCGCGCTGTTCGACCTGGTCAAGTCCTACCGGGGCGCCAACCTTCGCTACAACATCGAAACGAAGGTGGAAGCGGAGCACCCCGAGCAGTCCGCGACACCACAGGAATTCGTCGACGTCATCCTCAGCACGGTCGCCGCGGCGGGCGAGACCGGCAATGTCGACATCCAGAGCTTCGACTGGCGTTCACTTCCGCTGGTGCGCAAGGCGAATCCGTCGATCCCGTTGGTGGCGCTGTACGACGACACCACCTTCGTCGCGGGATCCAAGTGGCTCGGCCCGATCCGCTACGAGGACTTCGCGGGCGATCCGCTCGGGGCGGCGAAGGCGCTCGGCGCCAACGCCGTCTCACCGGGCTACTCGGTCCCCTACGGCCGGAAGGCGGGCGAACCCGGCTTCGGCGTGGTAGCGGACAAGACCTATGTGGAGCGCGCCCATCAGCTCGATCTGCGGGTGATCCCGTGGACGGTGAACGACAAGGCCACCATCGCCGCGCAACTCGACACGGGCGTGGACGGCGTGATCACCGACTACCCCGACCGCATGCGAGAGGTGTTGCAGGAGAAGGGGTTACCCCTGCCTCCTGCATACCACCGCTGA
- a CDS encoding rubredoxin has protein sequence MNSFRCPVCEYVYDEAKGAPHEGFPPGTRWEIVPDDWCCPDCGVREKIDFEPMGAVK, from the coding sequence ATGAACTCATTTCGCTGCCCCGTCTGTGAATACGTTTATGACGAGGCGAAAGGCGCGCCGCACGAGGGCTTCCCGCCGGGAACCCGCTGGGAAATAGTCCCCGACGACTGGTGCTGTCCGGACTGCGGTGTCCGGGAAAAGATCGACTTCGAACCGATGGGAGCCGTCAAATGA
- a CDS encoding TetR/AcrR family transcriptional regulator, with the protein MPRTGTRIPYQEAARELLRASVLDAMRELLTERDWSKITLGDVAAKAGVSRQTLYNEFGSRSGLAQAYALRLADDLVDHVDAAITGNVGDVRAAFREGMTNFFVDAAADPLVQSLLAGEVKLDLLRLITLDAGPLLDHATGRLSLAFQHSWVAATAAESDVIAHALVRIALSYIPTPPGPGRDAPGELSQLLSPYVEAILAARIEP; encoded by the coding sequence ATGCCGCGCACCGGAACCCGTATCCCCTATCAGGAAGCGGCGCGGGAACTCCTGCGTGCGTCCGTCCTCGATGCCATGCGCGAACTACTCACCGAGCGGGATTGGTCCAAGATCACCCTCGGCGACGTGGCGGCCAAGGCGGGCGTCAGCAGGCAGACCCTCTATAACGAGTTCGGTTCCCGCAGCGGGCTGGCGCAGGCGTACGCGCTGCGCCTGGCCGACGATCTGGTCGATCACGTCGACGCGGCCATCACCGGCAATGTCGGTGATGTCCGCGCGGCGTTCCGCGAGGGGATGACCAATTTCTTTGTCGACGCCGCCGCCGACCCGCTGGTGCAGTCACTGCTCGCCGGCGAGGTGAAGCTGGACCTGTTGCGGCTCATCACCCTTGATGCGGGGCCGTTGCTCGACCATGCCACCGGGCGGCTGTCACTGGCTTTCCAGCACAGTTGGGTGGCGGCCACGGCGGCCGAATCCGATGTCATCGCGCACGCGCTGGTGCGCATCGCGCTGAGCTACATTCCCACGCCGCCGGGTCCAGGACGGGATGCGCCGGGCGAGTTGAGCCAGTTGCTGAGCCCGTATGTCGAGGCGATCCTGGCGGCCCGAATCGAGCCCTGA
- the mtrB gene encoding MtrAB system histidine kinase MtrB, with the protein MNDGSRSHLERRLAAVGARFTELGVVLGHLWQRSLQLRVAVSTITLSLIVITILGLVLTDQITNRMLDTKINAAVEEMARARNAVHSQLVGTPDAGTQLNRLVEARNALSSDGSPQTGVAGSYDVALVMVDSGQQEVAAGPIQDVPAELRNFVRRGQVSRQFTTVSDSSGYHGPALVIGSPSIEIPTLETYLIFPLASEQRSLDLMRGTMLIGGIVLLVLLAAITALVTRQVVLPIRSAARIAGRFADGRLKERMLVRGEDDMARLAQAFNEMAESLSNQITQLEEFGNLQRRFTSDVSHELRTPLTTVRMAADLIHGSSDDLDPALARSAELLVNELDRFEGLLNDLLEISRHDAGVAELQVESLDVRMCARAAISTVRHLAKDAGVEVVIDLPEEPLVAEVDPRRVERVLRNLLANAIDHSEGKPVLIRMRGDVDANAVSVVVRDQCVGLRPGEEKLVFNRFWRSDPSRMRRSGGTGLGLSISVEDANLHEGRLEAWGEVGVGASFRLTLPLVRGKKLGVSPLPLEPVRRQAAVRQVELEVVPKVTEPEAGSGSGDGVAAAPTGNGSVAAESTPIVADPRQVGTDASKADAGTADSKKSDSSKAGADASNEPGDVPS; encoded by the coding sequence GTGAACGATGGCTCCAGAAGCCACCTGGAGCGGCGGCTGGCAGCGGTGGGGGCACGGTTCACCGAACTCGGTGTAGTGCTGGGCCATCTCTGGCAGCGGTCGTTGCAACTGCGGGTCGCCGTCTCGACGATCACCCTGTCGCTGATCGTGATCACGATTCTCGGTCTGGTACTGACCGATCAGATCACCAACCGAATGCTGGACACCAAGATCAACGCGGCCGTCGAGGAGATGGCCCGCGCCCGCAATGCGGTGCACAGCCAGTTGGTCGGCACCCCCGACGCCGGTACCCAGCTGAACCGCTTGGTCGAGGCGCGCAACGCGCTGTCCAGCGATGGCAGCCCGCAGACCGGTGTCGCGGGCAGTTACGACGTGGCGCTGGTAATGGTGGACAGCGGCCAGCAAGAGGTCGCCGCCGGACCGATTCAGGATGTGCCCGCCGAGCTGCGCAACTTCGTGCGGCGCGGACAGGTCAGCCGCCAGTTCACCACGGTCTCGGACTCGAGCGGGTATCACGGCCCGGCATTGGTCATCGGCAGCCCGAGCATCGAAATACCCACGCTGGAGACCTATCTCATCTTCCCGCTGGCCAGCGAGCAGCGCAGCCTGGACCTGATGCGCGGCACCATGCTGATCGGCGGCATCGTGCTGCTGGTCCTGCTCGCCGCGATCACCGCGCTGGTGACCAGGCAGGTGGTGTTGCCGATCCGGTCGGCCGCGCGGATCGCCGGTCGCTTCGCCGACGGCAGGCTCAAGGAACGCATGCTGGTGCGCGGTGAGGACGATATGGCGCGGCTGGCGCAGGCGTTCAACGAGATGGCCGAGAGCTTGTCCAACCAGATCACCCAGCTGGAGGAATTCGGAAACCTGCAGCGCCGGTTCACTTCCGATGTCAGTCACGAGCTGCGCACCCCGCTGACCACCGTGCGGATGGCGGCGGACCTGATCCACGGCAGCAGCGACGATCTCGATCCGGCGCTGGCCCGCAGTGCGGAGCTGTTGGTCAACGAACTGGACCGCTTCGAGGGACTGCTCAACGACCTGCTCGAGATCAGTCGCCACGACGCCGGTGTGGCCGAGTTGCAGGTCGAATCGCTGGACGTGCGGATGTGCGCGCGGGCGGCGATCTCCACGGTGCGGCACCTGGCCAAGGACGCCGGTGTCGAGGTCGTCATCGATCTGCCCGAGGAGCCGTTGGTCGCCGAGGTCGATCCGCGCCGGGTGGAACGCGTGCTGCGCAATCTGCTTGCCAATGCCATCGATCACAGCGAGGGCAAGCCGGTGCTGATCAGGATGCGCGGCGACGTCGACGCGAACGCGGTCTCGGTGGTCGTGCGCGACCAGTGTGTCGGTCTGCGGCCCGGCGAGGAGAAACTGGTCTTCAACCGGTTCTGGCGGTCGGATCCGTCCCGGATGCGCCGCTCGGGCGGTACCGGTCTCGGTCTGTCGATCAGCGTGGAGGACGCGAATCTGCACGAAGGCAGGCTGGAGGCCTGGGGTGAGGTCGGGGTCGGCGCGAGCTTCCGATTGACGCTGCCGCTGGTGCGCGGCAAGAAGCTCGGCGTGAGCCCGCTACCGCTGGAACCCGTGCGCAGGCAGGCCGCGGTACGGCAGGTCGAGCTCGAGGTCGTGCCGAAGGTGACTGAGCCGGAAGCGGGTTCCGGATCCGGCGACGGTGTGGCGGCGGCCCCCACCGGCAATGGATCGGTGGCGGCGGAGTCGACGCCGATTGTCGCGGACCCGAGGCAAGTAGGCACCGACGCGAGCAAGGCCGACGCGGGCACGGCCGACTCGAAGAAGTCCGACTCGAGCAAGGCAGGCGCGGACGCGTCGAACGAACCCGGGGACGTGCCCTCATGA
- the mtrA gene encoding MtrAB system response regulator MtrA: MKPKILVVDDDMALAEMLTIVLRGEGFDPHVVGDGTQALAAVREIRPDLVLLDLMLPGMNGIDVCRVLRADSGVPIVMLTAKTDTVDVVLGLESGADDYIVKPFKPKELVARVRARLRRTEDEPAELLSIADIVIDVPAHKVTRGGTQISLTPLEFDLLVALARKPRQVFTREVLLEQVWGYRHAADTRLVNVHVQRLRAKVEKDPENPEIVLTVRGVGYKAGPP, encoded by the coding sequence ATGAAGCCGAAGATTCTGGTCGTCGACGACGATATGGCGCTCGCTGAGATGCTCACGATCGTCTTGCGCGGGGAAGGGTTCGACCCGCATGTGGTCGGCGACGGCACACAGGCCCTGGCGGCGGTTCGGGAGATCCGCCCCGATCTGGTGTTGTTGGACCTGATGCTGCCCGGCATGAACGGCATCGATGTATGCCGTGTGTTGCGGGCCGATTCCGGAGTACCGATCGTGATGCTCACGGCGAAGACCGACACGGTCGACGTCGTGCTCGGTCTGGAGTCCGGTGCCGACGATTACATCGTCAAGCCGTTCAAGCCGAAGGAACTCGTGGCCAGAGTGCGGGCTCGCCTGCGCCGCACCGAGGACGAGCCCGCCGAGCTGTTGTCCATCGCCGACATCGTGATCGACGTGCCCGCGCACAAGGTGACTCGTGGTGGCACGCAGATCTCGCTGACGCCGCTCGAGTTCGATCTGCTTGTCGCACTGGCCCGCAAGCCGCGCCAGGTGTTCACCCGCGAGGTCCTGCTCGAACAGGTCTGGGGCTACCGGCATGCCGCCGATACCCGGCTGGTGAACGTGCACGTGCAGCGGCTGCGCGCGAAAGTCGAGAAGGATCCGGAAAATCCGGAGATCGTATTGACCGTCCGCGGCGTCGGCTACAAGGCCGGCCCACCGTGA
- a CDS encoding dTMP kinase, whose translation MGVLIAVEGVDGAGKRTLIDGVAADLRGRGIRLTTLAFPRYDRSVHADLAAEALRGAHGDLAASVNAMALMFALDRAGARDELSKLLADNDIVVLDRYVASNAAYSAARLEQSADGEIVRWVGELEFGRFELPVPALQMLLDVPTEVAAERARKRGELDDRRALDAYERDGGLQHRTGAVYRELAERDWYGPWWIYRSGDDPATVTARFAEFITR comes from the coding sequence ATGGGCGTGTTGATTGCGGTGGAGGGAGTCGACGGCGCGGGGAAGCGCACGTTGATCGATGGCGTCGCCGCGGACCTGCGGGGGCGCGGGATTCGACTGACGACGCTGGCCTTTCCGCGCTACGACCGCTCGGTGCACGCGGATCTGGCGGCCGAGGCGCTGCGCGGTGCGCACGGCGATCTCGCTGCGTCGGTCAACGCGATGGCGCTGATGTTCGCGCTGGATCGGGCCGGTGCCCGCGACGAGCTGTCGAAGCTGTTGGCGGACAACGACATCGTGGTGCTCGATCGGTACGTGGCGTCCAACGCCGCGTATTCGGCGGCGCGCCTGGAACAGTCGGCCGACGGCGAAATCGTGCGCTGGGTAGGGGAACTGGAGTTCGGACGGTTCGAATTGCCGGTGCCCGCGCTGCAGATGTTGCTGGACGTGCCGACCGAGGTCGCGGCCGAGCGGGCGCGCAAGCGTGGCGAACTCGACGACCGCCGCGCGCTCGACGCCTACGAACGCGACGGCGGGCTACAGCACCGCACCGGCGCGGTGTACCGTGAGCTGGCCGAACGCGACTGGTACGGCCCCTGGTGGATATACCGATCCGGTGACGATCCAGCTACGGTGACCGCGCGATTCGCTGAATTTATTACTCGATAG